The following is a genomic window from Saccopteryx bilineata isolate mSacBil1 chromosome 4, mSacBil1_pri_phased_curated, whole genome shotgun sequence.
GCCTGGATCCCAACCTCTGAGCCAGCCGCCCCACCCCGCCCTACCAGGGAAGGGCTCCAACGTCTGCCATCTGAATCCGACTCCCCATCTTTGATGCTGGGCCTCCGACGCCCCCAGACTCCTCTTCTCCGGCCAAGGCTTCCTGAACCACCTCCTCAGGTTTTCCAAGACGGGGACAGCACTCCCAGGAAGACCCCCTTGCTCCGCCGCAGACAAAGAGGCTTTGCCAGGTGCGCCGGCTAAGCCCCTTCCCGACCCAGCCAGGCCCAAACCCCTGAGACTCACTTCTGAACTAAGGACGTGTTTCCTAGTCCAACCATAAGGACAAAGTGCTCTCgcccctcctgctccctccccctggGTTGGCTGCGGGGACTACAGTCGTAGGTGGAATGAAGTTTCGGGTTCTGAATTCTGAGCTGAGCAAGAGGCTCTGGTCCCAGCCCGCTTGGCCTCCTGTAGCGACAGCAGGaggtggagagggaaggggggggggggacataaagCCTGCTTTTGCCGGTCTGTTCATATTTAATTTACAAAGGATCCTCAGAACCTGGGTGGAGTGATTCTTTAGATACATTACTCCTCGCTGGGTCTCTCCCGGTCTCTCTCCCCTACCACCCTAGCTCATTAAAATGCTCCACATTTAAATCTGGAGACTAAGCCTTTCAGAGGGCCTTCACCTGCGCCTCCATCCACTCACCGCAGCACGGGGTGAGGGCTGGTGCTGGGGGAGTCTAGGGTGGCCTGAAAGCTCCGTGTCTATGGAAGGGCCGGGACCGCAAGGGCTTTGCATATGTCCGAAAGCCTGTCACCCATTTCTCGATTCTGGCCAGCAACTCTGTCTCCAGGGCTGCAGTGGACAGTCCAGGGGGGACAGGAATCGAGTTTTAGCCAAATGACTGACATCCCCGCGCTTCTGCCCCCTGGTCGCTAAAAGAAATGTCGAGGTTTCaccagagagagggagtgagtgtCGGGAAGAACAAGTATTGGAGTGTGTGTGGAGACTGGCTGTTGTGTGCACGTGTGAGACACTAGGAGGGTGGTGAGCAGCCCAGACTCTGGGAACCGCGTGTGAGGTTGGCAGTGTGTTCGCTGGAGAGGCTGTTAAGATACCGGCAGGGGAACGGAAGGGAGAGCGGTGTTGGAACCTTAAGTTCCCAGTCCACAGTGCTCCAGAAGAGCTGATGTTGTGTAATCCCTTTCGGTGCAGTTGTCTGCTGCAGCCCCGACGCCCCATTCGCCTCTGTCAAGACCTGAGGGTGAGGCGTTGGGTGCATTCATCCAGGCTTCCTGGAAGTGGAGTCTGAACCCACGTGCCACACCCGGCCCCTCCCGGCGGTGCGCAGAAGCAGGCGAGTTGGACCGTGGGTTTCAACGCTAGTTTAGCCACAAAAGGCCAGAAGTAAAGAGTCGGGCTTAAAAGGCTGGGCAGCGGCAGTGGTGGGCTGGAGAGGGGGCATCGCTTCCCGTTTGCCTTGCAAGGCCATGCATTCCGGTGTTCGGGTTGGACAGGCGCGGGGCGAggcgcggggggcgggggcggcgggggaggggggagaagcaagggTTTGTATCTGCCCAGATCGAGGCAAAAATGATAGGGAGGGTGAGGTGCTCTGCTAACACTATCAATTATGCATTGTGTTGAACGTGGCTTGGGGAGGAGGCAGCTAATGGGAGAGGGGGGACTACGGGCCGGAAGGGTCCGCGCGAGCTCCGCTGCCCGCAGCTCAGCCGGTCCCACTCGAGGTCTGTATGCTGCACTACCTTCCTTtgcaaaaaagattttaaaggcaAAATACGACCCCTTGCCTTCCCCCAATTCCTCCAGGATGGTTTGTCTCACATGTTGCGGGGCGTAACAGCAGCTCCCGTTCAATTAGCGGCGCAGCTCACGGGCCCTGGCGGGACCTGCTCGTGAGGGTACGTGTGAATATGTGTGCGTTCGGGACAGGGAGAATGGTGGGTGACCTAGAGAAAGGTGTGCCTATGAAGATGTGCATGACTGTGGTGAGAGTTCAACGCATCCATGCGATGATTGCATGATGATGGATAATTCTAACATGTGAAGGTCGACTGCGTGGAGGGGGTGAGAGTCTATGTTAATGCGGTTGAACGTGTGTGTGGGTTGGGGCGATGAGATAAGGAACGGCAGCAATGTCTGCAGATGTGTAAATAGAGGGGAACATGGgctatggaggtgtggggaactgggaAGAGCCCAGCCGAGGGCGGTAggcgcgggggtggggggcccaAACGCGCCCTGACCAAGGGTAGAGCCTCTGTCGCGTTAACAAATGTTAAAGATGCAGGAGGTGGGAGAGGCTGTGCGCGTCCCTGCCCAACCGGGAGCGCGCCAGTACACTCTTCAATCTGCAGATAGCGAGAAGTGGGAGAAACAGACACGAAAGGAAAAACTGAAGTGGGtcctcaggaccctttcccctgtCCTCCCCACAGTCGCAGCAACAGATGTGGGAAGCGCCCTGGGGCTGTCGTCCTGGCTCAGAGAAACCAAGCCTGGAGAAGAGGTTGAAGCCAGAGGCAGCGTTCAAGGAGTCAACTAGCAGCAGGATCGCCTCACAACCTCGATCCAGGTGAGGGTAAACCCGGCTTGGGGTGCTGGTCCCTTTGAGATGGGGGAGGGATGAGGAGGAGCCGTCCTCGGGAGCAAAAGTGGAGTGAGGGGATCAAGGGTTCCCAAAGATGAATGTGGGAGGGGCTGTGCCGATCCTGCCTGGAGCCCTAGGTGGGAATGGGCTGTGTAAGTGCATTTGTGTGGCTGGGGATAAGAAGGTTTTTATTGGAGAGGGGTCCCTGGAGCATCGTAAAACTGCAGAAAAGAAGCAGAATCTTGAAACTTCCCTTACTTCCTTAGCTAGTGGCAGCCCCCATGACCCCTGGGCTAGGGACCCCTCGGCTCCCTTGGGAGCCCCGTGGGCTCCGCGGATCAGGGAGAGACCTTTAGTGACGTTCCTTCAATGCTCCCGGTCCATGCATGGGGGGAAGACCTCCTTCCTTAGATGGAAGCCTGACTGAGTAGCCCTGGTTCTTCCCTCGAGGGAGCTGCAACCCAAAGCAGGTAGCTTAGGTCGCGGGCTGAGGGGCCTGCTAGTCGGCTTCCGCGGGTTCCTCGGCTCTTGCTTCCCGCCACAGGTTCTCCGCATTGCTGATCCGCCGGGATTTCAGTCTTAGTGGAGGGCTGTGTACAGTGTGCGCTtgtgtccttgtgtgtgtgtgcgggagGGGGGCGGTTCCCGTGAGGACTTGTGTCTTTGTGTCTGTCAATTCCCACAGTGAACAGGAAAGCGCTTTGCACCGTTGTTCGAGAACCCTGTACAAATGGTGGTTTCGGCTGAGAGAACAATGAGGTCTCCAGGGTATACTGTGTCTGTCTGGGTGCCTTTGTATTTGCGTGTCTACAAAATGTGCTGTGAACCTCTTACAGAACTTGGCGGTTTGATGGCGGTGGCCCGAGCGTGCGTTTGTATTGTTCTTCTGTATGGGCGTGTGTGCGAGTGCTGTACAGGGGACAAAGAGTTGGAGGGAGGGCACCAGACACAGACAAAAATACCCTCTCTGTGTATTCCTTTCACGCGATTAAACAATGGCTTAGAAGTACAGACTGGGGTCAGTGCAGAGTCTAAGGCAGACCAGCGACGGCAGAGCTTGTACACAGGGCCAGCGTCAGGGTGAGGATGtaggtagagagagaggaaaaaaaagagcaaggtaGAAGGCCGCTGGAAAAGGAAGTTTAGGGCTCGGAGAGGGAGCATGCATTGAATCTTGAGACTCTTACTGGGCCCCACCCATGCCGAAGAGAGGCACCTGGGCATAGAGTAGGTTACCGGAGTCCTGGAGTCTCCTTTAGACTAGTTTGCAGAGGCAGAGCTCGATGGGGGAAGGAAGCTGAGGCTCGCCGCCAAGTCaccttcccccacctcttccccCGGTTCCACCCGCAGGATCCGCAATGGTGCCCTTGTGGGCAGTGtggctggcctgggcgctgacaGAAGTGGCGGGAGCGTGCCCAGAGCCGTGCGCGTGCGTGGACAAGTACGCGCACCAGTTCGCCGACTGCGCCTACAAGGAGCTTCGGGAAGTGCCGGAAGGACTACCGGCCAACGTGACCACGCTTAGTCTGTCGGCCAACAAGATCAGCGTGCTGCGGCATGGAGCCTTTGCCGATGTCACGCAGGTCACCTCGCTGTGGCTGGCGCACAATGAGGTGCGCACCGTGGAGCCAGGCGCGCTGGCCGTGTTGAGTCAGCTCAAGAACCTCGACTTGAGCCACAACCTCATATCCAGCTTCCCTTGGAGCGACCTGCGTAACCTGAGCGCGCTACAGCTGCTCAAAATGAACCATAACCGCCTGGGCTCGCTTCCCCCGGATGCACTCGGTGCGCTGCCGGACTTGCGCTCTCTCCGCATCAACAACAACCAACTGCGTACCCTGGCTCCCGGCACCTTCGACGGGCTAAGTGCACTGTCACACCTGCAACTCTATCATAACCCCTTCCATTGCGGTTGCAGACTTGTGTGGCTGCAGGCCTGGGCCACGAACACCAGAGTCTCGTTACCCGAGATCGACTCCATTGCGTGCGCAACGCCAACCGCGCTACAAGGCGTTCCGGTGCACCGCTTGCCGGCTCTATCTTGTGCACCACCCAGTGTGCGTCTGAGTACCGACCCGCCCATCGAGGAGTCGAGCAGCACCCTGCGCGCCGGCATGGCATTCATGTTACAGTGCGTCGCGGAAGGACACCCTACGCCCCGCCTGCAGTGGCAACTTCAGATCCCGGGTGGCACCGTAGTCTTAGAGTCGCCGGTCCCCAGCAGGGAGGACTACGGGGACAGGATGGAAGacggagaggaagaaggagatgggaacaggcCGACCCAGGCAGAGGCCCCAACCTGGTCTCCGGCACCCGCTTGGCCCTCGCCCCCAGCCACCCCACGCTTTCTGGCACTCACGAACGGCTCCCTTTTGGTGCCCCTCCTGACTGCCAAGGAAGCAGGCGTCTACACATGCCGTGCTCACAACGAGTTGGGCGCCAACTCCACCTCAGTACGTGTAGTAGTAGCGGCTGCCGGGCCTCCAAAGCACGCTCCCAGCACCGGGGAAGGCGCGGATGTGCAGGCCCCGACCTCTGAGCGCAAGTCCACAGCCAAAGGCCGGGGTAACAGTGTCCTACCCTCTAAGCCCGAGGGCAAAATCAAAGGCCAAGGCCCAGCCCGGGGTAACATCCTTGGGGAGACAGAGGCGGggcctgaggaggaggcaggcGAGGGAGAGGAGGCGGAAGACCAGGTCTCGTCGGACCCGGTGGGGGAGCAGCGATGTGGTCACAGGGACCCCTCACGGTACGTGTCCAATCACGCGTTCAATCAGAGCACCGACCTCAAACCGCACGTCTTTGAGCTGGGTGTCATTGCGCTGGACGTGGCGGAGCGCGAGGCGCGGGTGCAACTGACGCCGCTGCCGGCGCGCTGGGGCCCTATGCCTGGCGGGGCTGGGGGAGTTGGGCAGCGGCCCCTGCGCCGACTCTATCTGTGCCCGGCTGGGGGTGGTGCAGTAGTTCAGTGGTCGCGTGTGGAGGAGGGTGTCAACGCCTACTGGTTCCGTGGCCTGCGTCCTGGCACCAACTACTCCGTGTGCCTGGCGCAAGCAGGCGAGGCGTGCCACGTGCAGGTGGTTTTCACCACTAAGAAAGAGTTGCCCTCCCTGCTGGTTATCGTAGCGGTGAGCGTGTTCCTCCTGGTACTAGCCACAGTGCCCCTGCTGGGCGCCGCCTGCTGCCATCTGCTGGCCAAACACCCCGGGAAGCCCTACCGTCTGATCCTGCGGCCACAAGTCCCTGACCCCATGGAGAAGTGCATCGCCACGGACTTCGACCCACGTGCCTCCTACCTCGAGTCCGAGAAAAGCTACCCAGCAGGTGGCGAAGCTGGTGGCGAGGAGCCAGAGGAGGCCCCCGAGGCGGACCTTGACGAAAATGTAGAGCAGGGGGACCCAGGTGGAGATTTGAAGAGGGAGGAGAGCCTGGCAGCCTGCTCGCTGGTGGAGTCCCAGTCCAAGGCCAACCAAGAGGAGTTCGAGGCGAGCTCCGAGTACAGTGACCGGCTGCCCCTAGGTGCTGAAGCGGTCAACATTGCTCAGGAGATTAACGGCAACTACAGGCAGACAGTGGGCTGAACCTTCAGCTTGCCCAGCTGCCCAGTCTCATCCCCTGCCTTGGGTGCTTGGGAGCAGAAACCTAGGGCTGTCAGAATTTATGCCCTCCCCCACTTACCCCACCCTCTTACCCACCCCCTGACTTTGACTCCAGGGGACTTCTAGTAGGGAGTAAAACGATTTCACCAGTCCCCTGCCACACCCACGACCGACATTGTCCTTGTGGGCTGGATCCCTCCGCAAGCACAGTTCCCTGCTCCTTGCTCCCCATTAAGACACCACCGCTGACCTTGAGGCGACACCCACGCCTCTCCATTCCCACGCAATTGTTATATTCGAAATCTGCCCCCCAGCCCACCCACCGAGAGCCCTGGAGCaagaggaaatgagagaagaCATTGGAAGCATCTGGTAGTAACTCTGTGGCTAGGGGGTTGGCCCGGGACCCTTAATAGACAGACGTCCCTAGCGCAGAGCGCTGTGAGGTCCCGCCTCAACCCCTATTCTAACCCTTTCCAGGGTGCATGTCCTGAAAGCCAGGGTTCAGGAACAACAACTCCCTAGTATTTGGTTTCAAAGCTCCCTTGAGACTAGGAAccaaaccccacccccaccccactctgcTTCTGACCAGCTGGAGCTGAGCTGGTGCCAGAGCCACCTTTGAGCTCCGAGCTCAGATTTTCATATTCACGTTATGTTAAAAAACACAGTGACACTCCGGGTCTGGTGCTAAGACTTTTCCCAGCCTTTGGGGAAAttgggagcgggggggggggggcgcgagCGTGTTGGGGGGCAGGGAACCGTTTTCTCCCGCCCTCTCACCTAACTTAAAGCGCTTCAGACCTTGCTCCGCCCCCCATGGGTGCGTGTTTGGTCCAGGGCCAGTTTCGTTGTGGAAGACTTGGGTTTCAAGAGATCGGTGCACTTGACAGCTCAGCTCCCGCTGCTGCATGGGGCCCAGACCTTGGCTCAACTGTGGCGTCCCGGGTGGGTCCCCTGGGAGAGCTGTCGCAGCAGGATCAGGACAGACAAAAGCCCCTGGGTCCTCAAGTCCCTCCTCCCCGTCCCCTACCCCTCTTCCGCGACAATGGTCTTCGCCTTGCTTTAGTCCTAGACAAGCGTGCTGTGTAGAAGAAAACTCTGTGTCCTGTGTCGTGTGATCGTGTAGTGTAGGGGCGGGCGGTCAAGTgggcggggagggaggagggaagaggagggtggACGCCTCTCGGAGACTCTGGCTCCTTTTTTTTCGGTTCTTGAAGGAAAGTATCGGTGTCAGGGTGGGGTGGGTTGGGTGGTTTCCAACGTCTGGACCAGCCCGGTCCGTGAAGCGCAGCACAAGTGTGGCCCTGAGCGAGGTAGCCCCCGCCCATCCCCCCCTGGGGGGGCGCGCCCTTTTCTAAAGGCGTGTCTGTATGTACACAGTCAATAAAACAATTGATTCGAACTGGGCTCGGTGACTCTTTGTCAGCGAACAGAGGGAGGGAGTGTGGAGGGGGATGCGGGAGGAAACCGCAGAAGGAAGGAGCCCCAGGCTCCTCCAGTTGGGATCCTTTCTTTTTGAGATGTCCTGCTGGTTTGTCCCTTGATTTTGCCAGGTGTTCACACCCGACATCTGCTGCCTAtgcctccagctccagggtggaGGGGCAAAACCACGTGTGTGTATAAGGGGGGGGCTGGTAGAGAGAGTAGGGTGGGCTTCTAAGGAGAGGATGTGTCGCTGAAGACTGAACATGAGAAACTCCAGGGTGTGTGCACAGTTCTCCTTGGGTTGACCCTGTCCCTATGATGGGGTGTTGGCTGAGTGTGTATGAAACTGCTGAGTTTCTGTGTCTCAACACCAGCCTCTAGTGGTTTGAGAAGCCAGTGGAGAGATTCACAAGGGCAAGACCACTGTGGTTTGCACAAAAGAAGTCTCAACAAACTACAGATCAGGCAAAGAACGGGATGAAGAGCAGAAAAGGGGCAGCCTGGCAGGGTTGATTCCACAGAACAAGTTGGTACCTTTAACCCTGGAGACTAGTGCCTGTGCACTAGTgttgggaggtgggggctggtgCTCAGTGTGTGGTCCATGGACAACTGCCAGGGTGTGCGAGGCTGCCAGGTAGACTGAGATGGGTGCACAGGTAGAATCAGGTTAAAGCACATTGATTTAATAGTATCAGAAATGGGGCTTCTTGGGTGGAGAACAGAAGAGACAGAGGGATCCACCATGATCAGGACTAGCCTGGAGTGCTGTTCCTGGGAAGGCTATGCATTTCAGCCGAATCTCCCTGTAGGACAGGGAGTGGCCAGGAAAGAAGATGGATGAGTAGAGGAATAGCCATGAGGGAGCTGATGAAGATTCCATCCCTATTCTCTGTGGGTGCTTGGTCTTCCTAATTGGACCAGTCCTGGCTGGGGACCAGGCCCAGGACCAGACAACCAGAACACTATCCTAGCCTGTCTCCTGTCACCTCAAATCAGAGGTGGTGGCTGTGACACTCCCCAGGGCTGGAGCCCAGGTTCCATGCCCAGACCAGAGCAACTACCTTGGGGAGAAATTTCCTGAGAGTTGTGGCCAGAAGCCTGCCAAGGCAGCCCACCCCAGTGTCAGAAACACAGCTCAGAAATAACATCTTTTAGAAAAAGTACTGCTTTTTCCTACCTGAAAATGCTGCCTTTGAGCAGGGGGCAGGGACTGCCCAATTCCTATGGCTGGTTTAGGACTCTACCCACATGACTGTGTTTGGACAGAGGCCTGGCTGGGTCTCTGAGTACTTATCAATATTGGTCCAACCCAATCCTCTGGTCATGGGtatgaagggaaagggggagaagggatTCTTTCCATCCCCATCATCCTAAGGATTGGGGACTCTCCTGGAGACCTTCCAACTTCCTAGGAGCCTGAGTGTCCCTAGGGGAATGTGCAGAGTTGCTGAAACTTTAGTCACCTCTTTATCCTAGGCCAGTCTTCCTAAGGATACACACACTGCTTGTCTAGGCCTCATGCTTCCTGAGCAAGGCCAGGCCCTGCCCACAGGACAGGAATGGATGGGTGCTGGAGGTGAAAGACCAGGGTTCTGTGACACTCTACTGACTGCCCATTAAAATGCTAGCCCTCTTGGAACTCTCTTATGTATGTCTGAACATTTGATATGTGCACAGAATGGTCCCCAGGCTCTGGCTTCCCTTgtcttttttacaattttattcttttatttctttcccctctttcctctgcagccttgtttttttctttctgcctcttcccttttttcttcctcaagAATCTCATAAAATCTATGGGCTGAAAGGGAGCCTGAAAACTTGCCAATGCAATGACCCATttgaggttttattctttttctacaaTGGCCCTGTTAGGTGCTTGTACTTTCCCAGAGGTGAGAGCTCACCATTCACTTCCACCCCACCAAGGAACCAACTGTTGAGCATTTTAAACTGTCACCTGTCCAGggcatggcgcagtggataaagcaccagcctcagatgctaaggtcccaggttaaaaaccctgaggtcactaacttgagcattggcttaccagcttgagtgcattgttgctagcttgagcatgagatcatagacatgatcccatggtcactggcttgagccctgtcccagtagagcccaagctctacgtggatcaggtgtccctgattcgacttctccgtgcagtgggacactcctgcttatcagcagggctggcaagctctttgagactactcttgaggtggctgtgaggatgctactgttaaatgccaccggaggaaagacatgaccaacacacaaactagttgcaataatcacacaggcaatttattactcacaaatccttttggcgtgcctgagTACAGCTTAAGGAGGCCCCattggcgtgctcctctcggctggctttggtcagagctcagagtggcgtggagacagtccacatcaaccttggagtctgggcgactactgcagcatggggggccctcagctttagtaccctttctggccaacgccttctaacaggggtcaatctacaggattatcacctcaaaccacctttttgggagttcctcaaagggaaccccctttatgtcaatctactgaaatgtttacattaaatcactttttaagatgttctcattatcattaatttacaaagtcaATGTAAATAATACCAAgctacttcttatctatgtataacttcacacacatactaactgggctctgcttgtaagtcagagtctgtttatcacattacaaagttatggcactaagccactatattaattcctatccaattggcataactttacttaattttaataattatttttaatatccttttaattacatttatatatcttccatatttttatatttctatatatttaattactataaccttatattactacaacaagcccaaggccactggcttgagcaaggggtcactggctctgctgaagtcctccctcccccgctggtcaaggtacatataaaaaagcaaatcagtgagcaactaaggtgccagaactatgagttgatgcttctcatctctctcccttcctgtcttctgtccctgtttattcctctcactctctctttctctctcaaaaataaataaataaatgaataaataaacgtGTGTGTAAAGCCggtatccatggccaccaccacagctgcctgtcccatgcaggtttgcatttgattcaaacagatggtaatgaaacaacggagccaagaactagtgggccattagctttaatcctagcttgcacccagcaggcaagtaaaaacacacactgggctccaaaacccattcattcagtgctcacaaagctactgacttacctgagtttcctagtatcaaaggtttctagctcactagccttattcacctctgttccccatctacttctctttgcacaaactctccACAGACtggtttcttcttcagcactccaccattttggctgcttctcctctcctccacgtggcctttctctgctctcctccctgctctctgccctcctcctagaacgCAATCACTCttcccttttaaaaccttttggcacgaaaaccctcctccaacacatattaacataatcacgcccatcccaagcaatcacttgGGCAACAGTCTTCCACGTGGGTGATGGTCTTCCACgtgagcagtgccatctttaacaaagtgagcataatatattttatcttcccaacaatccacccctatgctcactttactacccacatctataccaccggcatccctgtgcaaggaaattaggcacattacacaaattataacaacagcacaaatcatacagtttcaacaattacaaaggtacatttcaccagtctctgagca
Proteins encoded in this region:
- the ISLR2 gene encoding immunoglobulin superfamily containing leucine-rich repeat protein 2 — its product is MVPLWAVWLAWALTEVAGACPEPCACVDKYAHQFADCAYKELREVPEGLPANVTTLSLSANKISVLRHGAFADVTQVTSLWLAHNEVRTVEPGALAVLSQLKNLDLSHNLISSFPWSDLRNLSALQLLKMNHNRLGSLPPDALGALPDLRSLRINNNQLRTLAPGTFDGLSALSHLQLYHNPFHCGCRLVWLQAWATNTRVSLPEIDSIACATPTALQGVPVHRLPALSCAPPSVRLSTDPPIEESSSTLRAGMAFMLQCVAEGHPTPRLQWQLQIPGGTVVLESPVPSREDYGDRMEDGEEEGDGNRPTQAEAPTWSPAPAWPSPPATPRFLALTNGSLLVPLLTAKEAGVYTCRAHNELGANSTSVRVVVAAAGPPKHAPSTGEGADVQAPTSERKSTAKGRGNSVLPSKPEGKIKGQGPARGNILGETEAGPEEEAGEGEEAEDQVSSDPVGEQRCGHRDPSRYVSNHAFNQSTDLKPHVFELGVIALDVAEREARVQLTPLPARWGPMPGGAGGVGQRPLRRLYLCPAGGGAVVQWSRVEEGVNAYWFRGLRPGTNYSVCLAQAGEACHVQVVFTTKKELPSLLVIVAVSVFLLVLATVPLLGAACCHLLAKHPGKPYRLILRPQVPDPMEKCIATDFDPRASYLESEKSYPAGGEAGGEEPEEAPEADLDENVEQGDPGGDLKREESLAACSLVESQSKANQEEFEASSEYSDRLPLGAEAVNIAQEINGNYRQTVG